The proteins below are encoded in one region of Deltaproteobacteria bacterium GWC2_65_14:
- a CDS encoding inorganic phosphate transporter — protein MAEHPLILLGLVVVAALVFDFINGFHDTANAIATSVSTRALSIRNAILMAAGLNFVGALVSTHVATMVGKGIVDPVHVSQTIVLSALIGAIFWDLLTWYYGIPSSSSHAIIGGIIGAVVASRGWGVLKWEGISKILAAVVVSPVVGTLVAFLIMVAIFWGFRGFHPSPLNRAFRRLQVLSAAFMAFSHGSNDAQKSMGVISMALVSFGAIETFHIPIWVILSCATAMALGTAIGGWRIIKTVGIDFVKLQPVHGFCAETSSAGVILTASAMGIPISTTHVITSAILGVGLSQGWRKVNWIVGARIVWAWVLTIPASGAAGYVSFRLLAPFLEHL, from the coding sequence ATGGCTGAGCACCCGCTGATCCTGCTGGGGCTCGTGGTGGTCGCCGCGCTCGTCTTCGACTTCATCAACGGCTTCCACGACACGGCGAACGCCATCGCCACCAGCGTCTCCACCCGCGCCCTCTCGATCCGCAACGCCATCCTGATGGCGGCGGGGCTCAATTTCGTCGGGGCGCTCGTCTCCACCCACGTGGCCACGATGGTCGGGAAGGGGATCGTGGATCCGGTCCACGTGTCGCAGACCATCGTGCTGTCGGCGCTGATCGGCGCGATCTTCTGGGACCTGCTCACCTGGTACTACGGGATCCCCTCCTCCTCGTCGCATGCGATCATCGGCGGGATCATCGGGGCGGTGGTGGCCTCGCGCGGCTGGGGGGTCCTGAAGTGGGAGGGGATTTCGAAGATCCTCGCCGCCGTCGTCGTCTCCCCGGTGGTCGGGACGCTCGTGGCGTTCCTCATCATGGTGGCGATCTTCTGGGGGTTCCGCGGATTCCATCCCTCTCCGCTCAACCGCGCGTTCCGGAGGCTCCAGGTCCTCTCCGCCGCCTTCATGGCCTTCTCCCACGGGTCGAACGACGCGCAGAAGTCGATGGGGGTGATCTCGATGGCGCTGGTATCCTTCGGGGCGATCGAGACCTTCCACATCCCGATCTGGGTCATCCTCTCCTGCGCAACGGCCATGGCTCTGGGCACGGCGATAGGGGGATGGCGGATCATCAAGACGGTGGGGATCGACTTCGTGAAGCTGCAGCCGGTGCACGGGTTCTGCGCGGAGACCTCCTCCGCCGGGGTGATCCTCACCGCATCGGCGATGGGGATCCCGATCAGCACGACCCACGTCATCACCTCCGCGATCCTGGGGGTGGGGCTTTCCCAGGGGTGGCGGAAGGTGAACTGGATCGTCGGCGCCCGGATCGTCTGGGCCTGGGTCCTCACGATCCCCGCGTCGGGGGCGGCGGGATACGTCTCCTTCCGCCTCCTCGCCCCCTTCCTCGAGCATCTGTAG
- a CDS encoding phosphate transport regulator translates to MIRIIPKDQEFFALFEKAAQNILDGAEALKDLLDNFDNVKEKARRIEEIEHKGDTLTHEIIRKLNTSFITPIDREDIHSLACSLDDVIDLIHASSLRIMLYKVTEITPPAKELGFLILKSTREIQRAIARLSTKLEEVHEHCVEVNSLENEADRVCRDAIADLFEHETDPVTILKWKEIYEKLETATDRCEDAANVLEGVALKNG, encoded by the coding sequence ATGATTCGGATCATTCCGAAGGATCAGGAGTTTTTCGCGCTCTTCGAGAAGGCGGCCCAGAACATCCTGGACGGGGCCGAGGCGCTGAAGGACCTGCTGGACAACTTCGACAACGTCAAGGAAAAGGCCCGGCGGATCGAGGAGATCGAGCACAAGGGGGACACCCTCACGCACGAGATCATCAGGAAGCTGAACACCAGCTTCATCACGCCGATCGACCGCGAGGACATTCATTCCCTCGCCTGCTCCCTGGACGACGTCATCGACCTGATCCACGCCTCGTCGCTTCGGATCATGCTCTACAAGGTCACCGAGATCACCCCCCCGGCCAAGGAGCTCGGGTTCCTGATCCTCAAGTCGACCCGGGAGATCCAGCGGGCGATCGCCCGCCTCTCCACGAAGCTGGAGGAGGTCCACGAGCACTGCGTCGAGGTGAACTCCCTCGAGAACGAGGCGGACCGGGTCTGCCGGGACGCCATCGCCGACCTCTTCGAGCACGAGACGGACCCGGTCACGATCCTGAAGTGGAAGGAGATCTACGAGAAGCTGGAGACCGCGACCGACCGGTGCGAGGACGCCGCGAACGTCCTGGAAGGGGTGGCGCTCAAGAATGGCTGA
- a CDS encoding 2-nitropropane dioxygenase, which yields MELKYLPKVWKRGTDLLGTRYAILCGAMTWVSESNLVSAISNAGGFGVLAGGNMPPELLAEEIEKTRMKTSLPFGVNMITVAPNFHAHIDVVVRERVSHAFFAGAIPSGKDIERVKGSGAKILCFAPVLSLAKRMIRQGVDAIVIEGSEAGGHIGPVSTSVLAQEFLLSIMEVPVFVAGGIGTGEMIAQYLSLGASGAQLGTRFVVAEECVAHPRFKEAFIRAQARDAMPTTQFDPSLPTIPVRAIMNEGTQEFNRLQLELLAKVKAGELSREEGQLKLEEFWMGSLRRAVVEGDIERGSLMAGQSVAFAKKIQPVALIIEELVQGAERKLAEMAGEDARETMGAAAAAVPRPR from the coding sequence ATGGAATTGAAATATCTGCCGAAGGTCTGGAAGCGGGGGACCGATCTTCTGGGGACCCGGTACGCCATCCTCTGCGGGGCGATGACCTGGGTGTCGGAATCCAACCTCGTCTCCGCCATATCGAACGCCGGCGGATTCGGCGTCCTCGCGGGAGGAAACATGCCTCCCGAGTTGCTGGCCGAGGAGATCGAGAAGACCCGGATGAAGACCTCGCTCCCCTTCGGGGTCAACATGATCACCGTGGCCCCCAATTTCCACGCGCACATCGACGTCGTCGTCCGGGAGAGGGTCTCCCACGCGTTCTTCGCGGGGGCCATCCCCTCGGGGAAGGACATCGAGCGGGTGAAGGGGTCCGGAGCGAAGATCCTCTGCTTCGCGCCGGTCCTCTCCCTGGCGAAGCGGATGATCCGGCAGGGGGTCGACGCCATCGTGATCGAGGGGAGCGAGGCGGGAGGGCACATCGGCCCCGTCTCCACCTCCGTCCTGGCCCAGGAGTTCCTCCTCTCCATCATGGAGGTCCCCGTCTTCGTCGCCGGCGGGATCGGGACCGGGGAGATGATCGCCCAGTACCTCTCGCTGGGGGCCTCGGGGGCGCAGCTGGGGACCCGGTTCGTGGTCGCGGAGGAATGCGTGGCCCATCCCCGGTTCAAGGAGGCGTTCATCCGGGCGCAGGCGCGGGACGCCATGCCGACCACGCAATTCGACCCGTCGCTGCCCACCATCCCGGTCCGCGCGATCATGAACGAGGGAACCCAGGAGTTCAACCGGCTCCAGCTCGAGCTTCTCGCGAAGGTCAAGGCGGGGGAGCTGTCCCGGGAGGAGGGCCAGCTCAAGCTCGAGGAGTTCTGGATGGGATCGCTGCGGAGGGCCGTGGTGGAGGGGGACATCGAGCGGGGATCGCTGATGGCCGGCCAGAGCGTCGCCTTCGCGAAGAAGATCCAGCCGGTCGCCTTGATCATCGAGGAGCTGGTGCAGGGCGCCGAGCGCAAGCTCGCCGAAATGGCGGGGGAGGATGCCCGCGAAACGATGGGAGCCGCCGCGGCCGCCGTCCCGCGACCCCGCTGA